Sequence from the Rutidosis leptorrhynchoides isolate AG116_Rl617_1_P2 chromosome 3, CSIRO_AGI_Rlap_v1, whole genome shotgun sequence genome:
GGTTCTACGATTCTAGAAGGAAGACCGAACGAGTCGGTTCTCGGGGAAAACGATAAATTATCTCCTAGGTCGCTAAATCTGTGGTTTTGTTGAGTGAAAGATCTTTGCAACAAAAGACGAAGCCTATTATTATCGGTTTCAAAAGACGGAAGTTGCGAAGGGAAGTTTGATCTCATGTCCAAACCTGGACTAGTCACCCCGCCAGGTAGTCTACCACCGACAGCCAAAATTGCAGGGTCCATGAATTCAAGCTCACTAATACCACCGTTATATACAGGACCTGGTGCCTGATGCACTTTTCTTAGTAATGAGGATGTGTCAATCATATGATTCCCTACAAGAAtaaagaaaaataagaaataaaatgccaaaaagaaaaatagaaaaaataCTCTCTGCATAGTGCATCCCATTCAGATGTCTACATACTATTTTTGTTTGTCCCAAAAAGAACATACACATGCCTATTAAATATCATTGAACTCCCAAACATACCCTCATTAATCTCAATAACTCATTTTTAACGTATTTCAAGTTAAGGACAAAAAATTCACATTCTTGTTTTAAATTGAAGATTTTATGTTTGAGGACACTATTTGGAACGAAGTGAGTACTACATATTAGAAATATGAAATAGTATAACAAACCAGATAGGCTATCATATGTTTGTTCCGTTCTCTCATTAGACGCGAAGCCTGGAGGTGGTGCTCTGCTCGGGCCCATAAATCCAGGAGGGGCAGAAATCTGGGATCTTGAAACTGTATCATTGTACGTTAAGATATCAATAAAACGAATATACGATATGAGCCAGGTATACTGATAGAagattggaatatatatataaattaaataagcaGACATTACATTACCTGGAATCTTATTCGGAGACATAAACGAAAGATTGCTAGCAGTATGATCAGATTCGTCGACGATAAACGAAGAAAAACCATTTCCATTGTTATGATGAACGGGATACACATTTGAGTTGCTATAATTATCATGGTTGAAGTTTCGATGATTGTGACCGGACCCAAAATCACTCAAATTCTGGGTGAAATTTGATCTATTTTCTATGCATTCATCATCCTTTCTTGCAAATGAGAACCTTGACTGATTACAGCTTTGTGTTTTCCTTGAAGCCGCAACCTTCAACTTTGCCAAATTCTGAGAAGTCGATGACTCATCCCACGGGTCAAAATCCCATGACAGAACATCAGATATGATACTGTCCTCTCGTTGATCTAATGTACTTCTATGATCACCATTTGATGCAGTTGTAACCGTATTATCGAATGAACCCGTTTGCTTCCTACTCCCTTCGGTAGTAGAAAAGTAAGAATGTCCATTAGAGCCTTCAAAAAAGGACCCACCATTTAGACTGGAAGAATGTCCGTTAGCTACTGCCATATTTGGATGGGGCCCATTATCAAGTTTTTGATTCCCAAAATCATTACCCGAGGCATATTGTTGCTGTGGAGAATGAGAATAACTTAAAGAATTATTTATATGAGATGACGCTTGAGGCATATTATGTACATAGCCTGTATGTGTATTTATATGTGTAACGACTTCTGGATCCTTGAGTCGCTGATCATTAAAAGATAACAAATCAGCTTCTACCTCATTCAATGTAACTTCTTGTGCTTCGTTCCAAAACTGTTCTTTTATAACAGGATCGTCTATGGTGGGAACGGAATCATTATTGGGTTTGTTTGAGGGGATAGGCTCTATAGGTTGTTCATCATCACATGGTTGTAATAAATGGTTCTTACTAATGCTGACTGATGACATGTGAGACGATAACTGTTGGATTCTTCCTCCATCAAAAGCATCCAAGTTATTGTCTATAACAGGTGTCTCGGAAATCGTTTTTCCGTGGTCTGTGCCCTTAACCTGATGTGCGGTTTGGCTTTCTTCAATATGCTTCTTCGGTATTTCATTTGAAAGTGAAGACGCGTTCACCGATCTGGTTGAAAATGACACGCTAGTACTGGCATCTACCTTGTGCTTAGAAGGTCCATTGGAACTAACTACACTTGCAGCAACAGATTGACTATTTGAAGCACGTGTTCCCCTGTAACAAGTAAATCATTGAACATTCCACATTCAAAACAAAAGCTAGCATCAAGTAAAGATTAGGTAACAGGTCAAAATTGGCAacttcagtatatatatatatatatatatacacacacacacacacacacacacacataggtTGACCAGCAGCCATAATTTTCCTTGCTTTGCTTTTCTTCTTAGATAGACAACTGTGTTAGATATGATCACAAGATTTGTATACTCATAATAATAAATACGCTAAGAGCCAATTTAAATGGTTGTGTGTTGAAATGAATATGGTAGAGGACGTACCATGAGGCTGCTGCAGGAAGAACTACAGATCTCCCAAAACTGCTATTTGGTGGGGAACCTTTCGTACCGTTTGTTTGATCCTAATAAATGAAATGACAAAAAAGTGTCGTTTAAGCCGACATCAATAGCTTATTCGTCAACCTTGTATTTCAAGTTTTCACTATAACAAAATACTACTCCATCCCATAGAGATCATTATAATCAATGTAACCTACTTTAGTTTTACATACAAGCACTTCAATATTAATCATCATGATGGATTTAATGACACAAAGAAGTAATACACCCATAAAAGGTCAATACGGGATATCTTACATTTGTAGTACTTTTACTAATAGGCTTTGCCGATGAAGTGGTGTTATTAGAGTAATCATCTGCTGCAGGTGGTAACATAGTCCCAGAACGGCGTTGCATTTCATTTGTAGCACCAGTAACTTGCTGAACTCTACCCCTTTAAAACCACCGAGTGAGTTAATTAAGGGACGCCGAACAATTACAAGATTTCAACTAACAAAAAAACCCGTCTGTATCTACAACAGACAAACCCAACCCTATGTTCTGAGGCTAAATAGCTAATATTGATATGGCAACTCTGCTATAAAGAATGTATCTAGTAGACGTATTTTCATAATAAGTATATCCAGAAAGACCAGTCTAAAATcacaaatttgaaaaaaaaattattgcTTTAGTAAttccaaattttgaaaaaatgaAGACCAAAAACTATTCTTGTAAACATGAGAAAAGTTTGTTTGACTATATAGCCTTATCACTCAAGACACTAAAGAATGTAAACCCCAGTTTAATGTTTCCAAGATAATAAGTCTAGTAGTAAAGAACAGATAAGCATTATTTATTGGCAACATCTATATTCAGTTGTTAATTTCAACAGCTAATACTATGGTGTCTTAATTTCGTATATTTGCAAAATCATCAATGTCACTTTGAAACAAAGGCGTAAATATCGGTAATCGGAGGTTAAACGTTGTTGATCAACTTTGACTTTGCCAAAACTGGCCAAAGCAGGGATTAATCAGTTGTTAATCAACTTTGACCTTCTATATCTGATTTTTGACAAATTTTGACACGCTGACCAGTTTTGGCAAGATTAATCGGCCTGCTGATAAAACAGTTTAATCGGGTATTGATGTGGATGTCTATAACCATGCTTTAAAACACGATAGGAAACTCTGATGTACTGTAAAAATATCAACAAGATTCTATTTAAAAAATTAGGCTTCAGTTTCTAGCATATTTGTGGGTAAATATCATGGTCGAAAAAATCCCAATTAATACCTTTTGAAAAGAAGACTGATCATATCTTCCAAAACCCCCTCTAATCAATATCGGTTAATGAATGAAAATTGGATTTATATGGTCAAAGTCGGATTTAGTCTCTCAAAATCGATTAAAAATGGACAAGGTCAAAGTTGCACAACATTCTAATTTTAATacaaatttatatttaattaataattttgGATTATTTGAGCAATTAAACGATTATGTTTCTAGATAAGTATGCTAAGTTGTGTTTTAAGTTTATGGTTTAATCTAGATTAATAcataaaattttgaaatttatatgtatataagtcCAATCCCAGATTTGGCCAATTAATCCCTACAAGGTTCCGACCGATGAATCCCCCATCAGAGCCTTGGTAAATATTCCATCATCTATGAAGGAGGACTACAACAGTGTACACATCTCCTTTAATCGTCAATAAAGCAATCAAGTGTGTTGCTCCTTTTTACTTATACAAGCTATCTAAGTCTAAAGACACAACTTATTCTATAAAGTAATAACTACGTGTATAATCTATAAGGAGCTAaatttagaaaacatcatttgaaCATATCCTTCTGCATAGCTCAAAAAAAATTCTAGACAGAAACTACAACTTAAGATAAGGGGCTATTAACAAGGACCTTTTTAAATTCTAGAAAACAAATTATGCATCTTGTAATCAAAGATTATAAGAAAATTTGGACATCCTTCTGCatagctaatttttttttttttttaaacactgaTACTCCTTGTAAAACAATCAACAGATGATTACATTACAGAtactataatttaaaaaaaaaaaaaatgctaaattacaagttactaataaaaatacctgttttgattgttctcttgTTCAGGTGCGCCCCTAAATCAATAGATAACATCAGCATAAATGTTAACCCAAATCCTAAATGCAtaacaactataacccaaatccaaGATTTATACCTAATCGTCCCTCACAACCTACGATTACGTCTACTTGGAAAACTTCATATCGCAGCGTTTCAAATGTAATCTTCGAAATCCCGTTTCTTCCCCAACTCTCCCCGTAAGAGTTGTTGACCAACACATAATGTTTACGTTCGTCAGGAAACAAGGTGTTGCATCCAACAATTACTAAAGCATGTCCAGTACCCTTTTCTAGTCACATCGTGACAAAATGAAAGTTTGTAAGATTCAAGAGCTATTTCTTATCTTTCAAAGCTCCCATTAAAACATATATCCTATGGTTGCGGGTGTTTTTATAGGAGCTTTGAAAGATAAAAAAATAGTGCTTGAATCTTACAAATGTCCATTCGTCACGATGTGGATGATATGAAGGAACTAGAAAAGGATGTCGGGCATGCTTTAGTAATTGTTGGATACAACACCTCGTTTCCTAACGAACGTAAACATTATGTGTTGGTCAAGAAATCTTACAAGGAGAGTTGGGGAAAAAATGGGATTTCGAAGCTTACATTTGAAATGCTGCGATACGCACCTGTACCAAGTTTTTCAAGGAGACGTAAACGTAGGGTGTGAGGGAAAATTAGGTATAAATTttggatttgggttatagttgTGCATTTAGGATTTGGGTCAACATTTATGATAAAGTTATCTATTGATTTAGGGGCACCTGAACAAGAAAGAACAATCAGAAcaagtatttttattaataaattgtaATTTAGCATATTTTAAAATGATAGTATTTGTAATCATATGTTAATTGTTTTACAAGGAGTATCAATGTTCTAAAAAAAAATTTGAGCTATGCTGAAGGATGTACAAATTTTCTTATAATCCTGATTACAAGATACAGAATTTGTGTTATAAATTTGAAAAGTTCCTTGTTAACAGCCTTCTGTTAAGTTGTAAGTTTTTGTctagaatattttttttattagctTTGCAGAAGGATGTCCAAATATATGTTGTAATATGTTGAGATAGTTGGATGTTTCCTAAATTTAGCTCCTTATAGATTATACACGTAGTTATTACTTTATAGAATAAGTTGTGTCTTTAAACTTAGATAGGTTGTACAAGTAAAAAGGAGCAACACACTTGATTGCTTTATTGACGATCAAAGGAGATGGGTACACTGTTGTAGCCTTCCTTCATAGATGATGGAATATTTCCCAAGGCCGTTAAAAGCGCTAATGGGGGATTCATAGGACGGACCCTTGCAGGGATTAATTGGCCAAATCTGGGATTGGActtttatacattttaataataaatttcaaaattatatgtgttaatctAGAAGAAACCATAAACTTAAACACAACTTAACATACTTATCTAGGAACATAAACATAGAATGTTGGGTAACTTTGACCTTGTCCAATTTTAACCTATTTGGAGAGACTAAATCCGTATTTGACCAAATAAATCCATTTTTAATTCATTAATTGATTGATATTGACTGATTAATTAGAGGGGGTTTTGACTGTGTGCCCACAGAAATGCGATTCGCCAAAAACTAGTATACAAGCCACCAACTTGTTGTGTTATGAAAACTAGTATTCGCCAAATAACTGGTATAAATACAGCAGCATACAAGGTGATGTGTGGTGTTGTGTTATAACAATAAAAGATACCTTGTATATTCTGATATTATTTCATCTTTAGTGAAGCTATCCTCTTGTGATCCGAACTCGTGCAAATACAAGCAATCAGGATTGGTGCAAGGCTAAACAACAAAATGAGACGTAATCAAACCATCCTGTGAAAACTTGTAAATAACTTCAGATTAAAATAAAAGAATTGACATAATCAACAGATATTCATATTATACCACACTTCTCAGCCATGCGTGACAATATTTTGTGGTACCAAAACAGGCCCTGCAACATTTTTACCAGTTTTTTAGATAAAAATTAACAAAGGATAAACCTTCAAAAATCGTGTTAGTTGCATTCTAACCTCAAAGGTCTACCATCTAAAACGAACCCATGTACAGACTGTATACTTCGAACTGCTTCATCCTCCTTTGAGTATGTGATATATCTGGCAAGCATCAATAACATATATATGACAAGATATATAATGACAACAATATTGAACTAGACAATGTCCATTATAAATGTGAGAAATGGCGATATAACTTACACACTACAGGTATTATTTGCAAAATGTTGGATGGTACCAGCTGCTGTACGAGAAATAGAAACCTTTAGCACCTTTCCATACTGACCAAAATATTCTTTCCGCTGCAGAAGCTGGTTAATAAAAACTTAACTGGGTTAAAAAGCATGAAAAGGGTTAGAAAAAAGGAATAGAAGAAAATAATAAGAGTTAGAATATTACATCTTCATCTGCTAAATTAAGAGGTAGTCCCATAATGTAAACAAGGTTCCGTTGTACAACTCTGACACTACTAAGCTGCTTTCTACCTTCAGACGTTTTAGTCTTTCCCTTTTGTGATTTATGTTTCTTCTCCACACTCATTTCAGCCACCAATCTGAAAGAATAATACATAAATCCACAGTCAGCAATAGAATAAATAGAAGTCAACGATGATCAATGGTAAAATGTGCCCAAAACCAAACCTTTCACACTTAGATTCAGTCCCAACTATTTTTTCCTTGTTATATGGTGTACGACATGCTGGGCACCTCCCTTCTGTAGCATCCTTCTCAGCCATATCCATAATGTGGTGCCAGCACCAAACACAAATCTGCAAGGCAGTTATTCTTTAACGCTAATGAAAAATGAAGCAAAATTTTGTATGTAATGAAACGAAACATACATCATAACCACATTTGCAAGGCCTCAGCTGCTGATCTGTCAAATCCATCTCCTCAGCACAAAGTGGACAAGTCTTTTCCCCTTCATCGCTCATGGTTACCTTAGCATAAATATATACATCAAAAAGAAAATAACTCAGTATAAAACAAGCATACATGTAAAGTGTAAACAGAAAGCTCGTTTCAATCGTGTTATAAAAATAAGCATATAAGCATCTTCGAAAAAACTTTCGGATTAGCTTATTAACGATAAGATAGCTTACACATGAAAACAACACATTATTATAATCAGCTGCCAACTTCTAACAACATTCACATCAATTTTAATACAATAACAAAAGTTAACACCAACTAAAttcaataaaaccctaattagtcatAAATCCAACACTGATTCAATTAAACTTAACCAATTAACCAAACAATCACTAACTAACACCTATTAAAAACTAAATCAACTTTCAATCAATCGGAATTAAAGCTCTAATAAACGACGTAAGCTGCATCATCCAAATCAACTGATCGTAAATAGACATGTATTTTAATCAATTTAATAACAGTCGTGCAAATCAATAAATTAGGGATCTAGGAAGATGTATGTGATGAAGGATGAATCAATTGTTGTTGATTGATTAAGATTTAAGATCTAAGAATAAAAGATGAAtcgattaatgaaattaagatcgaATACTTACAGTAGCGGGAGAGATTGATCCGAAAGAGTAAGATGAGAACCACAAAGAAAAGAAAGCCTAATTGGAAAACGAGAGAGAACCGATCGTCTACGGATGTGTTTTTTTTTTAAGCTTTCGTTGTTTCTTATTTGTATTTGTATGTATGTGtgtaatatgtaatatgtaatacgtAATATGTAATCTATCTTATATACATGATATATACACATACTAGtgatagtgaaatgacccgtgaaatcacgggtttgtttaaataaaacagtttaacgatgtgttttatgtattaaataaacgtaaatgctaaagtcatttagtttactgacccgtgaaaccacatattccgactaaaaaacttatcattatttttacaaacatattgatatacttaacttagtcAGACATACTTAACTTTGATCAAAAttaacttgtctttattctcgaacaggtgaaggattgtctacatatcacctcccccatacaccactcatgtgttattgagttttgttgttgttgttgtatatttttttttttttttttttgaaaggcaatgttagtggttagctcacgaagttaattcacgaaaatcccccccccccccccccgagactcgaaccctggtctcctcgaacaccatgttaacatggtgaccaatgaggcaaagccccattggcgttGTTGTtgtatattgatatacttaacttagtcagaataaatgaactacatttattctcccaccacttactttcaattttgatcacaattattatttttcttatcataAAATTTACATTACAATATTTTATTGGGACatatatttcgcatacatatgtaatgtaattaatcccgtaaaaaaaaactatatttgaataataataataataataataataataataataataataataataataataataataataataataataataataataataataataataatattccctCAGTCCGACTACAAATATCTAgttactttttgcacaaagttttaggaatttacactaacttcattctccaccaatcaaaaatcttctctctccagaataacctcttctaatTGATTGAAATATCATTTAGATACTTgaaatgggacagcccaaaatagaaaggtggatcattatcattttcattattgtagtAATCTCGTTGTATATGTATGTAAATCAGTATTGTTATCTCATCATATTGTTGGTCAAAACAATAActgaagttgaaatgtcccgttcttattgattaaaaacgttccatattaattgatttcgttgcgaggttttgacctgtcataacccgaccttaaccataaggacgaatacaataacatatgatttcatcgcgaggtattgacctctatatgcgacatttttcaaaaactgcattcgtttttacaatacaaaccatagcttttattacaaatacaaggtttaaacaacttaataatgattatcgtttagcgataatcttagacttacaaaccttacatgtgataataacaatacgacctccaacataatttacattacaaatcctccgatatgcagttttatttttgacacaaatatgcatactcaagatcttgcttaaattcaacatgttgcagcggaagcttttagttatcacctgagaataaacatgcttaaaacgtcaacataaagttggtgagatataggtttaatgccggcagcgttatgaatatagaccacaagatttcatatataaacgttttaataaaaatattctaagttgttgagcacttgataaccatacttaacatttaatcaacgtcgcatattccctttattatgaaatcttactacaccgtaccaagtgtagtcaccgaaacgaagtactgtgcaaccgttgaatactggtcgtccagtccggttggggttgtcaggcccgatagatctaacaacaggattcgcgtttacaatacctcatgtaaatagtagttaccaagttacagggaagtatgccaatggtacaactcaacgtagaatatatatttttaatcacttgtgtccataacgtaaatcataaaatgcatgtattctcatcccgaaatatttagagtttaaaagtgggactatatactcacttttgtcttgaaggtatttaactcgacttggtctccgatagatatcacgaacctaaccatatatataatatatcaacatattttcttttcaagtaatcgttacacacacacacacacacacatatatatatatatatatatatatatatatatatatatatatatatatatacttttaatacttttaatattttctaagtccgtagttagcagtccgatgttagtggtccacaattagttgcttaaataaaataaataaagaccccatcatattcgtgttgatcagaattaatcttgacccatggtaccatgttgtcaaatgacgtgttgcgtacataaagtaccgtgttgtcaaatgacgtgttgcgtacaatcatgaggtcttatgattaatcttctcgtgttgtttacgggtggtcctgaaatatataaaataaaatcataagtaaatatatattaaatattatgttaattagccaagatatgattaatccgattttgtcataatatgatatattacaggtcttgaagtgttttttaaaaatcaaattagaaggatctatttagtttgcgaacaagtttgaaatcactcaaactatgttcttgttgttaaaattttataacacaaaataagatagctatataaatatgaatcgaataaggttatgaataaggttactacctcaagtcccttggaccccgccaggggttgccaccccttggaagacgcttatcgggggcgctgcccccgaacccccgtcataatcaagataagttcaaacaagtgtgcactccacacttccccaaacttgttcgatatttatcaagattattttggttacaaattaatcccattacatttaaatcatattggtgacatagatcaccaacacattatatattgtaagtatatatgtcaaagaatgttacatatagttatcgttttgataacttaagttagtggtctcaaagtatacttatatctcattgttgttagttcacaatgaaatgttaaaccatccttaaatcatgttaaatatgtatagatatgtacatatacataatcgtataattatcgtgtgttatatagttcgtgatatcatcggtcaaattggacggtcaaacgttgtgtgaaactcttttcaaaaacataagtctcaacagtttggattgcttatcatgttggtaaggtttattttatgtaaatattaatctcataagtataaaacgatcggaaaaaatccgggtcgttacatgacctctatatgagacatttttcaaagactgcattcattttttttaaaacaaaccataacctttatttcataaataaaggtttaaaaaactttacgtagattatcaaataatgataatctaaaatatcctgtttacacacgaccattacataatggtttacaatacaaatatgttacatcgaaatcagtttcttgaatgcagtttttacacaatatcatacaaacatggactccaaatcttgtccttattttagtatgcaacggcggaagctcttagtattcacctgagaataaacatgctttaaacgtcaacaaaaatgttggtgagttataggtttaacctatatatatcaaatcgtaacaatagaccacaagatttcatatttcaatacacatcccatacatagagataaaaatcattcatatggtg
This genomic interval carries:
- the LOC139902960 gene encoding uncharacterized protein, with translation MSDEGEKTCPLCAEEMDLTDQQLRPCKCGYDICVWCWHHIMDMAEKDATEGRCPACRTPYNKEKIVGTESKCERLVAEMSVEKKHKSQKGKTKTSEGRKQLSSVRVVQRNLVYIMGLPLNLADEDLLQRKEYFGQYGKVLKVSISRTAAGTIQHFANNTCSVYITYSKEDEAVRSIQSVHGFVLDGRPLRACFGTTKYCHAWLRSVPCTNPDCLYLHEFGSQEDSFTKDEIISEYTRGRVQQVTGATNEMQRRSGTMLPPAADDYSNNTTSSAKPISKSTTNDQTNGTKGSPPNSSFGRSVVLPAAASWGTRASNSQSVAASVVSSNGPSKHKVDASTSVSFSTRSVNASSLSNEIPKKHIEESQTAHQVKGTDHGKTISETPVIDNNLDAFDGGRIQQLSSHMSSVSISKNHLLQPCDDEQPIEPIPSNKPNNDSVPTIDDPVIKEQFWNEAQEVTLNEVEADLLSFNDQRLKDPEVVTHINTHTGYVHNMPQASSHINNSLSYSHSPQQQYASGNDFGNQKLDNGPHPNMAVANGHSSSLNGGSFFEGSNGHSYFSTTEGSRKQTGSFDNTVTTASNGDHRSTLDQREDSIISDVLSWDFDPWDESSTSQNLAKLKVAASRKTQSCNQSRFSFARKDDECIENRSNFTQNLSDFGSGHNHRNFNHDNYSNSNVYPVHHNNGNGFSSFIVDESDHTASNLSFMSPNKIPVSRSQISAPPGFMGPSRAPPPGFASNERTEQTYDSLSGNHMIDTSSLLRKVHQAPGPVYNGGISELEFMDPAILAVGGRLPGGVTSPGLDMRSNFPSQLPSFETDNNRLRLLLQRSFTQQNHRFSDLGDNLSFSPRTDSFGLPSRIVEPNNRSSPYQHHHQGNLGNFQQPRMSSNGHWDGWNEMQSGNEIAMAELLRNERLGFNKFYSGYEDTKFRVPGSGDLYNRTFGI